GCAGATCCTCCTGAGCCTGGGCAGTAGCCCAGCCGCTAGCTGGCCCCAGGCTCCCCTCTTGCCCCTTCCACACCTCTGCTCCAGATCTCCTGTGGTTCCTCTGCCATAGCGTCTAGTccaagctttcttttttcttttcttttgttcttttgccttttctagggccgctctcatatggaggttcccaggctaggggtctaatcagagctgtagctgccagcctacgccagagccacagcaatgcgggatccgagccatgtctgtgacctacaccacagcccacagcaatgccagatccttaaccctctgaacaagaccagggatcgaacccacaacctcatggctcccagtcggatttgttaactactgagccacgacaggaactcctagtccaAGCTTTCTAACTGCACTCAGGGTCCTGCCTGCCTGAACTGATCCTGCTTCCTTGCCTTTGCACACACTCTTCCCCCTGCAGAGAGGATCCTTCACCACCACCCTGGGCAGCTCCACGTGTCCAAGTCTGACTGCTCTCCAGTATCACCCCAGGAAGCTCTTCTGGACCCCCAACTCTGTGCCACCCTCACTGTAAGCAGGCAGTGACCTCTGAAGCCCACAGCACTGAGCATCAGAGCCTCTCCTGGGCATTCGGCAGGTGCCAACTTCAAAGGACATGTATATTGAGCACTGCAGGGTGCCCAGCTCGGGGCTGAACCCTGGAGGGTACAGCAAGCAAACCAGCCCCTGGCCTCAGTCAACCCAGGAAGGAGGCATGGAAAACACCCTCCCAGTCCCCAGAGgatgctcagagaggtaaagggaCATCTCTGATGTCACCTAGCCTGTCAGCAATGGGGGTCAGGGATTCACACCTAAGCAGTCCAAGGCCTGCCCTCTTAACCCTTGTGTCATTCGGCTTCTCAATTCCAAGTGTGATTCAAGTACAGTACatccttatattttatttgtgtggTTACTTTCTTGCATGAGTAATTCATATTTCTTGCAAAGGAATTGGAAaacacagacaaataaataaactcacCCACTCTCCCCCACCCAAGCACCGTCAACACGCTGTCGTCTTTCTGTGCCTTCTTGTCAGCATCTGTACGTGTTCCTTTACAAGAATGCCTTCATGCAATAAGTGGTTTTGTCATTTGTTTCCTTCCCCTTACAATAAATCAGAAACCTCTTCCTACCTGATCAAACTTTTGCCtacattgtttttcttcactGTGAAATGCATCATGCAAACggaaatgtacatttaaaaaaaaccacttgtGTACATTttcaaacaataataataaggagttccctggtggctcagcgggtaaaggatccagcatggtcactacagcggcttgggttgctgctgtggtgcaagttccatTCCTGGGTTGGTAACTTCCACATACCActggtgaggcaaaaaaaaaaaaaaaaaaaaagaagaagaagaagacgaagaagTCCTTGTGCCCACCCCCCAGGTTAATGAGAAGAttcccagggccctgggagccTCCTGGCCCTCTTCTAGTGAGtgctcctgccccccaccccaggagtcATCTCTATCTTGAATTTGGCATTAAACATATCctctcagggttttttgtttttgatgttttgctttttagcaaaacaccctcagcatatggaagttcccaggctaggggtcgacttggagctgcagccaccagcctgcaccacagccacagcaatacaggatctgaaccatgccctgcaacctacaccgcagctcatggtaatgccagatccttaagccactgagtggggcccgggatcgaacccagtcctcatggatattagccaggttcgttactacTGCGCCTCACTGGGAACTCCacccttagggttttttttaaataccccATGTATGTCTTCCTGAGCGCTCACTCTATTGATTTGCCTTGAAGAGCTGAGCGGCAGCACACAGCTGGCTGGAGAGAGTGGGCACGATGTCCAGGCCAGAGGAAGACCCCCGGGAAGGTAAAACGGAACTGAGCCTCTGGGGCACAGACCTGCCTCAGCCTCCCTGAACACTGACAGGAGTCCCTTCTGGGGCAGCAGAGGGCAAGGCTGGGGGTGCAGCTCCCCTGGGGGCATATCCAGCAGGACTGTGGCCGAGATGGTCAACAGGAAAAAGGGAGAGACCGGAGATCTCTGGCTTCTGGCCTCGGAGCTCACGGAACCTGCGTCCAGATCTCAGGAACAGGGGTGGGCACTTCCATGCGGTGGAACAAGGCCCTTCACTGAGCCAGCCTGCAGGGCACCTCCACCACCTCCCTGGGGGAGACCTCGGCCCTTCGGCTGGCAGGCTCCTCATTCGCTGAGTGGCACGTCTCTCCCCTTCCTGGTCCTCTGTGTTTGTGATGAgttggctgacaccacagccacagcaacacgggatccgagccacatctgcaaactacaccacaagtcaccacaatgccggatccttaacccactgagtgaggccagggattgaagccacaacctcatggttcctagttggatttgtttatgctgcaccacaatgggaactcctgaatgttcttaaaaaaaaaaaagtttcctgttcatttttttttctttttttttacagatgcAATGTCTTCTCTCACCTCTCAACTATCAAGaataggtgtttttttgttttttgttttttcctgttagggccacacctgtggcatatggaagttccccagctatgggtcaaattgtagctgcagctaccagcctacgattgccacagccacagcaatgtcagatccaagcagcatctgcgacatacacttCAAtttgcagtaacactggatccttaacccactgagcaaggccaaggatcgaacccaaatcctcacagtcACTATggcatgttcttaacctgctgagccacaacaggagctctaaagatggtttttctgaaaacaattgttttcatttctcatcaTACTCTGAGTCCTAGGcattactgttattttatttttctgtatgtaagAGGATTTCCTCAGATGCTTGGGAATCTTTGGCTGGTTGCTCATAattagaagaaagaaggaaaataatctgtGGGTGGCATTTGCTGATTGAGCTTCACTGTAAGTGGAACTCGGTGGCCATGTGTTTGGTAACTTCCTGGTCTGTCAATATCTTTAGACTTTTGTTCTTGGACTGGTTAGACTAGCCAAGGCCCACCGGTTCTTGCCTGGAGGATAAGGATCTGGTTCTGCATTTTGAGAACCACAGGAGATCTCTGCATTCAGCATTGGCATCCACCTGTTTCAGCAGAGTACCACATCCGCCGCTCTCCCTGGCCCTCCCAGCCCTGTCCAGAACAAAGAATTTGCCAGAATGAGGGAGGGGCATCACCCAGTGTCTAGAGAGAGAAAAGTGATCTAAACATCTGCCAGTTCTTCAGAGACACCTTCAAATAGTCCCCTTTATTTCAGCCTTTTTAAACCCTTAAATCTAGTGTGGCCAATTCCTAAGATTTGGGGGATTCTGTTGTATGAACGTGGGTTGGGTCTCAGTTTTCGGCTGTCTGGAGTCAGCTGTATCAGGTAATACTGGTCATCCTGCTTTCCAGCTTCAGGAGATCCTCTTGCTAGGGCCCCCTGTCCTATTCTCCCTGTCATAGTGGTTTATGTCCTTAAACGATTCCTCTTACGTGGATTTATGGGCTCCTGGCAGCGGCATGTGCCCTGTTCATGTCTTAACCTGAAAAATCTCCCTATCTTTTATGACCACAGCGTTGTACAGACTTACCGTCATTCCTTTAACTCATCTCCTCTAGCAGGATTCCTTATTTCCACCTTTTCCAGGTCAAAATCAAGGCTGCCGCAGATGTCCTGAGAGCTGGGACATCGGATTCTTTTCTCAGGACGAGCTCACTCAAGTAGTCTTGCTGACGTGAGCCTTCCTAGATTTTTCTGGTTAGTTATGAGGTGtgaagtgagggagagagagagagggaaagtagagacagacacagatgcagagagagagagacagaggaagaggcgggagagagagagagggagaaggagagagagagagagggagggagaaagcatGTGTTCTGGGGTCCTTAGGAGAGGCTAGCAGGAAGTGAAGGGGGGTCAGGGGTATCCTTAGAAGTAATGTCAGTATTAAACTCTCCCTGACCCAGCCTCACACCACCACTGGGAAGCCAGGTAAACCCCATTTCCTGTGACTCCTTTTGTCATTAACCATCTGacactcaatcttttttttttttttttttttttttttttttgtcttttgccatttgttgggccgctcccacggcatatggaggttcccaggctaggggtctaatcggagctgtagctgccagcctacaccagagccacagcaacgtgggatccgagctgcgtctgcgaccgacaccacagctcacggcaacgccggatccttaacccactgagcgaggccagggatcaaacccgcaacctcatggttcctagtcggattcgttaaccactgtgacgCTCAATCTTTGAGTCTTTGTCTACTCCTGTACAAGttgaggataataatagcatcCAGGGAatccccttcgtggctcagcggttaaggaaccggactaggatccatgaggatgctggttcgatccttggtctcgctcagtaggttaaggatctggcgttgccgtgagctgcagtgtaggttgcagatgcagccggGATcccgcagttgctgtggctgtggcgtaggcgggcagctgtagctccgattcgacccctagcctgggaacctccacatgccgtgggtgcggccttaaaatagcagggaaaaaaaaaaaagtaataatgacaTCCATTcaccacagcattgctgtgagaaaTTAAACAGGCTCACGTCCGAAAAATAACCAGGGTTTTGTTCAatggaacaaatatttattggatgcttattatgtgcctggcactgtgcctgTTTGAGGAAACACGGTGCTGGGAAAATTAAATACAAGAAAGAATACGGAAGCATTTCAAGCACTTTCCCCATGAATATTACACAGCgttatttattcaataaagttTTTGAAGACTCATTGCGATGCAGTGTCATGTTTCCCTCTTTTCTGCGGAGGTTAAGGAAGCGTATGGCTTATTCTCAGCCCCCAGCGAACAGCCCAAGGTCTCATAGCCCGGGCGGAACCAGTAAGGGCGGAACGTTTCTTCGCGCCCGCGGGTGCCACGACCCGCCCGGCACTAAATGCGTCAAGGACCGCGCCGCGCCGCCGCAGTCGGGCCTCGGTCGCCCCGGTAACGTGCGTGGGGCAATTTTCTCACCATGAGCGTCCGGGTTGCGCGGGCTGCGTGGGCCTGTGGCTGGCGCGCGGGAGGTCACCGCAGCACCTCGAACTTCCCGCTGCCTCCGCCGGGCGCGGTGGACGTGGCGGAGCTGCTGCGAGATGCGGCAGCGGGGGAGGAAGGGCCCCGGGTGGCGGCGGCGCGGCGGTTGCCGGGCCAGTGCTCGGTGCTGCTCTTCCCGGGCCAGGGCAGCCAGGTAGTGGGCATGGGCCGCGGTCTGCTCCGCTACCCGCGCGTCCGCGAGCTCTACGCCGCCGCCCGCCGCGTGCTGGGTTACGACCTGCTGGAGCTGAGCCTGCATGGGCCTCAGGAGGACCTGGACCGCACCGTGCACTGCCAGCCCGCCGTCTTCGTGGCTTCGCTGGCTGCCGTGGAGAAACTGCATCACCTGCAGCCCGCGGTGAGGCCCGAGACCCTGTGGCAGGCCGGGGATGACGGGCTCTGCTCGAGCTCTCACAGCCAGGCCGAGGTCCAGCCGAGGCTCACATCTGACTCGTTCGATAGATCCTTACTGAGTTCTCATCAGTGCCAGGCACTCTTGTAGGTGCAAGGAATACAGCTGTGAGCAAAACAAGGATCCTCGCCCTTGGGGAACTTGCACGTTAGGGCAGGGAAGCCGATAATAGAGCATAAATATACTAGCTATGTAAATTATGTAGTGTGTTAAAGACAAGTGGGATGAGGACTTCCCTTGAGGCAccgcggattaaggatccagcgttgtcactgcagaggctctgcCTTCTGACCCaagaacttttacatgctgcaggcacggccaaaaaacaGTGTTACAGtgttacaaaaagtaaaatagagcAGGGAAGGGCTAGGGAGTGGAGGGCCGAGTGGTGATTTTAAATGACCCCTAATCACTTAATTACTAAAtgatcttcttttatttttatttatttatttatttattcgtttttagggctgcacctgcggcatatggaggttcccaggctaggggccgaatcggagctgcagctgcctgccttggccacagccatagcaattccagatctgagccacagctcacggcaaggcaggatccttagcccactgagtgaggtcagggattggaaCCTAGGTCCTCATgcatgctggtcagatttgtttctgctgagctaccacgggaactccaaattcctaAATGATCTTAGAAGGATTACGTTTCATCCTTAAAGGATCATGGACAAGGTATCTGTCAATATTACTTCTTTCGAAGTTGTGAAATGATTGCCATTAACGTTTAAACCAATAAATGTTAAGCTAGTGTTTTACccccatttcatcctcacaaccacGTTGTGAGATAAGCACTGTTATTTTGTGGATAAGGAAAGAAGGCTCAAGAGATGATCAAGGTTTAACTGGTCCTGTTGAGGTGTGATAGCAACATTCATCCAGTGCTTTACCGTGGGCCAGGTCTGTTCTGAGCGCCTTAGAGACATCTGTCTCCGTGTAATTCTCTCAGCAACCCTGTGGCGTAGGTCCTGCTCTTTGCTCATCACAGCTGAGAtgactgaagctcagagagggtaaggAGCTgtccaggctgaggatcaaatgCCACTGTGACTCTGCAAGTCCTGCTCTTGACTTCTCTGTCTAGCGCCCTCTGTCTATCAGCCTGAGAAGCGCCTCAAGGCAGAAGCAACAGAATCCTGAGCCTTGGATTGGTGTCACAGCTCAACCAACTGAGTCCTCGGGCAGGCTTTACCTTGCCTTGGGAAATTCCTTATCAGTAAAGGGCTGGATCAGGGattgtgggggtttttttcttctttttagggccgcacctgcagcatatggaggttcccaggctgggggtcgaatcagagctacagctgccagcctacaccacagccaccgcaactcgggatctgagccgcctctgtgacccacaccacagctgacggcaacgctggatccttagcccctgagcgaggccagggattgaattgcatCTTcttggtccctagtcggattcatttccactgtgccatgacgggaactcctttttgtgtgtatgtgtgcgtgtgtatgtgtgtgtgtttttttttttttttttttttgatcagggATTGTCAAGCCACTTCTGTGTGTCCTCTTCCAGCTGGAGCACCAGGCCAGTGGAACCTGGCTCACTGACCTGCTGAACACCCTGTCTGCTGGCAAGTGCTGAGCCCCAGACTGAGCTTCCCTGAGCACACGACCTCACATTCTGCGTCTGTCACTGCAGGTTATTGAGAACTGTGTTGCTGCTGCTGGATTCAGTGTGGGAGAATTTGCAGCCCTAGTGTTTGCTGGAGCCATGGAATTTTGTGAAGGTACCCAGGAAGTTTTGGTTTTATGCATGGAATGTTGCTAGGCCCACCGAGAACAAGGGGTATGACTGTCAGAAATAATTCTGGACCTACTCAGGGGTGACAGAGAAGGGAGCACGTGGGTGGGGTGACATTGGAACCTGAGAGCCACACTTCACCTTGATTCCCTCTTAAGCCGGGAGGGTTCATCagaggttttctttcttcttgcagTCTTGTGACATCTTGCTTCCCTGTCTCTCCCACTATTCCTGTGCATTCTTAGGCCACTCACGTACCTCTAGTGCCTGTTACGTGGTAGACACCACGCACTGGATACTCGTtaagagaaaaagagtaaatCAGTGTTTGATCTTGAGCCCTATCAGTttcacttcttaattttttttttttttttttttttgctttttaggtccgcacccttttcatatggagcttcccaggctgggggtcaaattggagctacaggtgccaccctacaccacagcttacagcaacgccggatccttaacccactgagtgaggccacggatcgaacctgcaacctcatggatgctagtcggattcattaccgatgggccacaacaggaactccaacttcttaAGACTTTTGTGGGACTtctcctgtgacacagcaggttaagcctccagagttgtctctgcagtggcttgggtcactgctgcggcatgggtttgatccttagcccaggaacttccacttgccacgggtgtagccaaaaaagaaaaagaaaagatttttgtgTATATAGTTAAACAGGTAAACATTTTTTTGCTTATagttaaatatagaaaaaaagactttttttgggggggacacccccttggcatatggaagtggtgggggtctattcggagctgcatctgcgacttacaccacagctcacggcaaagctggatcctcaacccactgagtgaggccggagatggaacccacgtcctcatggatgttagtcgggttgtTTAGTCaccgagccatgataggaactccccaaaggacttgaatagacgttttccaaagcagacatacaaaGGGCCAGTGTGCACATGAAAGGCCGTGCGCATTGCTTgtgtcagggaaatgcaaatcaaagccacagtggGGTTCCACTTCATAGTCACTAGGttggctttaatttaaaaaacaaaaaaggaaaatattaagtgttggtgaggatgtagaaaaatAGGACCCTCACACATTGTGGGCAAAGTGGAAGGTGGTGCGGCCGTcgtggaagacagtttggtggttcctcaaaaagtgaaACATAGAATTACCTTGTGACAGTAGTTCTAGTCATCGGACTGTCacctaagaaatgaaaacatatgtctgcTCGGAAAGGCTTGCGCACAGGTGTTGGTCGCGGCCTCCTTCCTAAGAGTCCACGGTGGAAATGACCCAGACGCCCGTAAGCGGGCGAGTGGATGAACAGACGGTGGTAAATCCATCCAAGGAAGCATGGCTCGGtcgtaagagaaataaaatactgaggtTGCCAAGTGGAcgaacatcaaaaacaaaaacatgccaAGTGAAAGCCAGACCGAAAAATCACACATCGTGTGATGCTTTTATGCGCAATGTCTAGAATGCATGATCCACGGAGATGGCCAGTGAGAGGCTCCCGGGGGcggagggaaggagaaatggggGGATCTCTCAGCAGGTATGGGGCGTTTTACAGGGTGATGCCAGGTTGTAAAACCAGAGCTGGTGGTTGTACAAAGTTAGGAATTCAACAAGTACCGCTGAATTACAGGGGGGTTTTGTGAATTTCAGctcagtgttaaaaaaaatcattatattgcTATCAAGGACGtgaaaaagtttcatttttccacATCCTAGTAAAACTACCTTAGGAGtccccatagtggctcagcggaaacaaatctgactagtatccaggatgatgcaggtttgatcgctggcctttcccagtgggttaagaatccggctttaccatgagctgtggtgtaggtcacagatgtggctcagatccggtgtggctgtggctgtggcgacggccagcagctgcaggtccgattcagcctctagcctaggaacctccatatgccgtgggtgcggccctaaaaagaaaaaaaggaagaacaaccTACTTGATACAGTTTTCATATGTACAATAATTTGGAGAATTACTGAcattctgtgttttttcttttccgcATGACATTTTGCATAGCTTAGTGCCTGCCTGGGAGGGTCACCACATTGCCGTGTGCTCTCCTACCTCCTCACATAGGCTCTTAGTGTCTTTGTTTGCTCCACGGGTCTGCCTGTGTAAGGGGCAGAAACCCTAGGACAGACCCGTACAGTGCTGGGTGAGCCAAGaagtgtgagagagaaagggcaCGGGGTTTGTTCTCAGAACTTCTTGTCCCCTGGACTGGTCCCTTAACCACTCCTTGGGCTGGTCATCTCCCTCCCCCCAGGGAGTGGGCCCAGGACAGGGCAGTGGCTGTCCAGTAGCTGTGGGCCAGTCTCCCGTCACGATGGCGGGGGCTGCCGGCCTGGGCACAGCCTGTCTTCTCCCCTTGCCCTTGAGCCATGGTGAATCGGGCGCCCTGCATTTGAACTCCTCTGCCTTGGCAGTATCAGGCCCTCCAGCTCTAAGTGGGGGCAGCAATGCCTGATTTATGATAATTATGTAATTGAAATTCATATTCTTGTTTGTAGTATGTACATCATTCCAgccagtggttcttttttttttccctgtctttttagggctgcacccgaggcatttggaggttcccaggctaggggtctacacagagctgtagccaccggcctacaccagagccacagcaatgccagatccaagccgcgtctgcgacctacaccacagctcccggcaacgccggatctttaacccactgagcaaggccagggattgaacccgcaacctcatggttcctagttggattcgttcctgctgagccacgatgggagctcccagctGATAGTTCTTAATTGTTTTCCCCGTTCAACGCCATTTCTCTTAGATAATGATAATTCCTAGTTTTCGTTACAGTTCAGGCAGATAAGATGCTACTGTCCTCATTTTACTAACTAAACATCTGACCTGGAAGGCCGTCAGGACTTTCCCTAAGCAGTGTAGCTCAGAGTCTGTCCCTTCCACTCTAGGCCAGGGTTTCTCGGGAGCAGCACTGTTGACCTTTCGGACTACGTGACTCTGTTTTGCAGAGACTGTTTATTGCAGGATTTGGGCAGCTTTCCTGGCCTGTGCCCACCAGATGTGGTAGCAGACCTCTGCCTCTGGTTGTGACCATCAAAAAAAGTTTCCAGACCCTTTTGGGGGTAAAATCACCCTTGGTTAAGAACTGCTGTCCACGCCGAGCCAGCTCTAAGGCAGGAAGCTCCGCGAGTTCATTGTGCCAAGGACAGCGCCTCGCTTTTTGCTGATGGCAGTACCATCCCTGTTCTGTGGATGCAGGGACGTCGAGCTGTGGCCTGGTGACGGACAGCCAGCAGCAGTGTCTCCAGCGCAGTGTGGGACTTGGGCTTTGTCTTTTGGGTCTGGGCCTCCCTCCCTCACGACCTGCCTTGATTTTTCCAAATGCGCTCCTCTCTGGATAGGCTTGTATGCAGTGAAGATCCGAGCGGAGGCCATGCAGGAAGCCTCGGAAGCTGTCCCCAGCGGGATGTTGTCCGTCCTTGGCCAGCCCCAGTCCAAGTTCACCGTCGCCTGTCGGGAAGCCCGGGAGCACTGCAGGACTTTGGGCATAGAGAACCCGGTGTGCGAGGTGGCCAACTTCCTCTTCCCCGACTGCAGGGTGATCTCAGGA
Above is a window of Sus scrofa isolate TJ Tabasco breed Duroc chromosome 5, Sscrofa11.1, whole genome shotgun sequence DNA encoding:
- the MCAT gene encoding malonyl-CoA-acyl carrier protein transacylase, mitochondrial, whose translation is MSVRVARAAWACGWRAGGHRSTSNFPLPPPGAVDVAELLRDAAAGEEGPRVAAARRLPGQCSVLLFPGQGSQVVGMGRGLLRYPRVRELYAAARRVLGYDLLELSLHGPQEDLDRTVHCQPAVFVASLAAVEKLHHLQPAVIENCVAAAGFSVGEFAALVFAGAMEFCEGLYAVKIRAEAMQEASEAVPSGMLSVLGQPQSKFTVACREAREHCRTLGIENPVCEVANFLFPDCRVISGHLEALHYLRKNSYKYHFRRTKMVPVSGAFHTRLMEPALEPLAHVLKDIDLKKPLVSVHSNVTGNKYMHPKHIRQLLVQQVVSPVKWEQTMHAIYERRKGTDFPKTFEVGPGKQLGTILKSCNLQAWKSYSHVAVLEADQDEDQNL